From the genome of Psychroserpens ponticola, one region includes:
- a CDS encoding WD40/YVTN/BNR-like repeat-containing protein, translating to MSYSKFLSIIALICVFISTAQQTSTSSDPIIKILDQKENLSKTSLVKNVFFENIGPTIMSGRVVDLAVNPENPTEFYVGYASGGVWHTINNGTTFTPILDTSNTQNVGDIAVDWKSRTIWVGTGENNSSRSSYAGIGILKSTDNGKNWQNMGLVDSHHIGRILINPNNPDEVVIGVTGHLYSPNQERGIYKTMDGGKTWSQKLFIDDMSGIIDVQTNPNNFNLMFASSWTKDRKAWNFSGSGNNSAIYKSTDAGNTWIKVSTEKSGFPTGNGVGRIGLAIYNDDIVYAVHDSQFRRPSEDNKETSNRLTKNDFKSMTTKAFLALDDKKLNDYLKTNGFQEKYRSENVKQMVRSGNVKPIDLAKYIENANSILFDTPVIGTEVYKSTDGGTTWKKTHDDYLDDIYYSYGYYFGHIYVAPNNEDHIYIYGVPIVKSKDGGKTFTSISAENVHADHHALWINPKNPNHLINGNDGGVNISYDDGENWIKNNSPSVGQFYAINVDNEKPYNVYGGLQDNGVWVGANNAREDKSWHQRGQYPWKGIMGGDGMQIQIDNRDHNIVYTGYQFGNYYRLNLETEEDAYIQPKHELGENPYRFNWQTPIFLSPHNQDILYLGGNKLMRSMNQGDDWEAISEDLTNGGKKGNVAYGTLTSISESPFQFGLIYTGSDDGLIHVTKNSGSHWTNISNNLPKNLWVSRVIASKHKKERVYVSLNGYRSDDFKVYIYMSNDYGQTWKDISANIPASPVNVVKEDTENENILYLGTDNGAYISFNQGKNWEVFSKGLPNVAIHDIVIQPEAKDLLLGTHGRSIYKTDISALQLMNSNILSDEITLFKVDDVRHSSRWGSSWGKWYDTNEPEIELAFYANTSEEKTVKVLSEKGTLLNELKVTADKGFNYVNYNLSLTEKGRKALLKENTSIEIEKAKNDLYYLPKGIYTFQINNVKTNFEIK from the coding sequence ATGTCGTATTCTAAATTTTTATCAATCATTGCACTTATCTGTGTTTTTATTTCTACAGCACAACAAACATCTACATCATCTGATCCTATTATTAAAATACTAGATCAAAAAGAAAACCTCTCCAAAACGTCACTGGTAAAAAATGTTTTCTTTGAAAATATTGGACCAACAATTATGAGTGGTCGTGTTGTTGATCTCGCTGTAAATCCAGAAAACCCAACAGAGTTTTATGTTGGATATGCTTCTGGAGGTGTTTGGCATACTATAAATAACGGAACAACCTTTACACCTATTCTTGATACGTCAAACACACAAAATGTTGGCGACATAGCAGTCGATTGGAAAAGTAGAACCATTTGGGTTGGTACAGGTGAAAATAACAGTTCAAGATCGAGTTATGCTGGAATTGGAATTTTAAAATCTACTGATAACGGAAAAAATTGGCAAAATATGGGCTTAGTAGATTCTCATCATATTGGCCGAATTCTTATCAATCCAAACAATCCTGATGAAGTTGTCATTGGAGTTACTGGACATTTATATTCTCCAAACCAAGAACGAGGCATTTACAAAACAATGGATGGCGGAAAAACATGGTCGCAAAAATTATTTATAGATGATATGAGTGGTATTATTGATGTGCAAACCAATCCTAATAATTTCAATCTCATGTTTGCATCGTCTTGGACTAAAGATCGAAAAGCTTGGAATTTTAGCGGAAGTGGAAATAATTCTGCCATATACAAAAGTACTGATGCTGGAAATACTTGGATTAAAGTATCTACTGAAAAAAGCGGCTTTCCAACTGGAAATGGTGTTGGCAGAATTGGCTTAGCCATTTATAATGATGATATCGTTTATGCTGTACATGATAGTCAATTTCGTAGACCTTCCGAAGACAATAAGGAAACCTCAAATAGGTTAACAAAAAATGATTTTAAAAGTATGACGACTAAAGCATTCTTAGCTTTAGATGATAAAAAACTGAACGACTATTTAAAAACAAATGGCTTTCAGGAAAAATATAGATCTGAAAATGTAAAGCAAATGGTACGTAGCGGAAATGTAAAACCGATTGACCTTGCTAAATATATTGAAAATGCAAATTCTATATTGTTTGACACACCTGTTATTGGAACAGAAGTTTATAAAAGCACAGATGGAGGAACAACATGGAAGAAAACACACGATGATTATCTAGACGATATTTACTATAGTTATGGCTATTATTTTGGTCATATTTATGTCGCTCCAAATAATGAAGATCATATTTACATTTATGGCGTTCCTATTGTGAAATCTAAAGATGGTGGGAAAACGTTCACTTCTATTAGTGCTGAAAATGTTCATGCAGATCATCATGCACTTTGGATCAACCCTAAAAACCCAAACCACCTCATCAATGGAAATGATGGAGGTGTAAACATTAGTTATGATGATGGTGAAAATTGGATCAAAAACAATTCACCTTCTGTTGGTCAATTTTATGCGATTAACGTTGATAATGAAAAGCCATATAATGTGTATGGTGGTTTACAAGACAATGGTGTTTGGGTTGGCGCTAATAACGCAAGAGAAGATAAAAGCTGGCACCAAAGAGGTCAATACCCATGGAAAGGTATAATGGGAGGTGATGGCATGCAAATTCAAATTGACAATAGAGATCATAACATTGTGTATACAGGCTATCAATTTGGAAATTATTACCGACTTAATCTCGAAACTGAAGAAGACGCATACATTCAACCTAAACATGAGTTAGGTGAAAATCCATATCGTTTTAATTGGCAAACACCCATTTTTTTATCACCTCACAATCAAGATATTTTATATTTAGGTGGAAATAAACTCATGCGCTCCATGAATCAAGGTGATGATTGGGAAGCCATTAGTGAGGATTTAACCAATGGTGGAAAAAAAGGAAATGTGGCTTACGGAACCTTAACTTCAATAAGTGAATCTCCTTTTCAGTTTGGATTGATTTATACAGGAAGTGATGACGGATTAATTCATGTTACTAAGAATTCAGGTAGCCATTGGACTAACATTTCTAATAATTTACCAAAAAACCTTTGGGTGAGTCGCGTCATCGCATCAAAACATAAAAAAGAACGTGTTTACGTAAGTTTAAATGGGTATCGTTCAGATGATTTTAAAGTCTATATCTATATGAGTAATGATTATGGGCAAACTTGGAAAGACATTAGCGCTAACATTCCTGCGTCTCCAGTAAATGTGGTTAAAGAAGATACTGAAAATGAAAATATCCTTTATCTAGGAACAGATAATGGCGCTTACATCTCTTTTAATCAAGGAAAAAATTGGGAAGTTTTCAGTAAGGGATTGCCAAATGTTGCAATTCATGATATTGTAATACAACCAGAAGCTAAAGATCTTTTATTAGGAACTCACGGAAGAAGTATTTATAAAACTGATATTTCAGCACTTCAATTAATGAATTCTAATATATTATCAGATGAAATTACACTTTTTAAAGTAGATGATGTAAGACATTCTTCGCGATGGGGAAGTTCTTGGGGAAAATGGTACGACACCAATGAACCTGAAATTGAATTGGCTTTTTATGCTAATAC
- a CDS encoding aminopeptidase P family protein codes for MKYHLIDRTLFIKNRKNFAAKLKPSSLAVFNSNDIYPVSADSTLPFEQHRDIFYLSGVDQEESILIMFPDCPNEKHREILFLKETNEHIAVWEGEKLTKEAAFKTSGIKTVYWLQDMEKIMFELMTQCDTVFINTNEHYRSNVETETREDRFTKWLKDKYPAHAVAKSNPILQRLRSVKNAIELDVMQKASDITEKGLRRVLNFVRPDVWEFNIEAEFMHEFLNNRSKGFAYTPIIASGNNANVLHYIENNQQCKAGDLILMDVGAEYANYSSDMTRTIPVSGRFSERQKQVYNAVNRVKNEATKMLTPGTIWADYHVEVGKLMTSELLGLGLLDKADVQNENKDWPAYKKYFMHGTSHNIGLDTHDYGILTEPMQANMVFTVEPGIYIPDEGFGIRLEDDLVIQENGEPFNLMRNIPIEAEEIEEIMNS; via the coding sequence ATGAAATATCACTTAATAGATAGAACTCTTTTTATAAAAAATCGAAAAAATTTTGCTGCTAAACTGAAACCTAGCAGCTTAGCAGTTTTCAACTCTAACGATATCTACCCAGTTAGCGCAGATAGTACATTGCCTTTTGAGCAGCATCGAGATATTTTCTATTTGAGCGGTGTTGATCAAGAGGAAAGCATTTTAATAATGTTTCCTGATTGCCCAAATGAAAAGCATCGTGAAATTTTATTTTTAAAAGAAACGAATGAACATATTGCAGTTTGGGAAGGTGAAAAATTAACTAAAGAAGCAGCTTTTAAAACTAGTGGAATTAAAACGGTCTATTGGCTTCAAGACATGGAGAAAATCATGTTTGAGCTGATGACACAATGTGACACGGTTTTTATCAATACGAATGAACATTACAGATCGAATGTAGAAACAGAAACTCGTGAAGATCGTTTTACAAAATGGCTTAAAGATAAATATCCAGCACATGCTGTGGCTAAGAGTAATCCAATTTTACAACGCTTACGTTCTGTAAAAAATGCTATTGAATTAGATGTGATGCAAAAAGCCAGTGATATTACCGAAAAAGGATTACGTCGTGTATTAAACTTTGTTAGACCTGATGTTTGGGAGTTCAATATTGAAGCTGAATTTATGCATGAGTTTTTAAATAATCGCTCTAAAGGATTTGCTTACACACCAATTATTGCTTCTGGAAATAATGCCAATGTATTACATTATATAGAGAATAACCAACAGTGTAAAGCTGGTGATTTGATTTTAATGGATGTTGGAGCAGAATATGCGAACTACTCAAGTGATATGACAAGAACTATTCCTGTTTCTGGTCGGTTTTCTGAGCGACAAAAGCAAGTTTATAATGCTGTGAATCGCGTTAAAAATGAAGCTACAAAAATGCTTACACCAGGAACAATTTGGGCAGATTATCATGTTGAAGTAGGGAAATTAATGACTTCTGAATTATTAGGTTTGGGCTTATTAGATAAGGCTGATGTTCAAAATGAAAATAAAGATTGGCCAGCTTACAAAAAATATTTCATGCATGGTACGAGTCATAATATTGGATTAGATACGCATGATTACGGAATTTTAACTGAACCTATGCAAGCCAATATGGTGTTTACTGTAGAACCAGGTATCTATATTCCTGATGAAGGTTTCGGAATACGTTTAGAAGATGATTTGGTAATCCAAGAAAATGGAGAGCCTTTTAATTTGATGCGTAATATTCCTATTGAAGCTGAAGAGATTGAGGAAATTATGAATTCATAA
- a CDS encoding alpha/beta fold hydrolase: protein MILEYKGSSVFYTDEGQGNPVVLLHGFLENSTMWKSLVPYFVDSNRVVCIDLLGHGNTGCIGYIHSMDDMADAVKAVFDELKIKTCTLIGHSMGGYVALALAEKHPSFISGLCLMNSSALDDNAERKINRDRAIQAVKKNHKTFISMSIANLFASDNRERFSKEIEFIKQEALKMPIQGIIAALEGMKVRLNRESIFQKANFNTMMIIGRKDPVLEYNTLINLVHNSTTKIVEFPDGHMSHIENKKELTYKLLHFIEK, encoded by the coding sequence ATGATTTTAGAATACAAAGGAAGCTCTGTTTTTTATACAGATGAAGGGCAAGGAAATCCTGTTGTTTTATTACATGGTTTTCTAGAAAATAGTACAATGTGGAAATCTCTTGTTCCATATTTTGTCGATTCCAATAGAGTGGTTTGTATTGATTTATTAGGTCATGGAAATACAGGTTGCATTGGATATATTCATTCTATGGATGATATGGCAGATGCAGTAAAAGCAGTTTTTGATGAATTAAAAATTAAGACATGCACGCTCATTGGTCATTCAATGGGTGGATATGTTGCTTTGGCTTTGGCCGAAAAACACCCAAGTTTCATTAGTGGCTTATGTTTGATGAACTCTTCTGCTTTAGACGACAATGCAGAGCGAAAAATAAATAGAGATAGAGCCATACAAGCCGTAAAGAAAAATCATAAAACATTTATTAGCATGTCGATTGCAAATCTTTTTGCATCAGATAATAGAGAGCGATTTTCTAAAGAGATAGAATTTATAAAACAAGAGGCGCTTAAAATGCCAATTCAAGGAATTATTGCTGCTTTGGAAGGTATGAAAGTTAGGCTAAATAGAGAATCTATTTTTCAAAAAGCTAATTTTAATACAATGATGATTATTGGACGTAAAGACCCTGTTTTAGAATACAATACTCTTATCAATCTTGTTCATAATTCAACTACTAAAATAGTTGAATTTCCAGATGGTCACATGAGTCATATTGAAAATAAGAAAGAATTAACTTACAAATTATTGCATTTCATCGAAAAATAA
- the thiL gene encoding thiamine-phosphate kinase: MIEDKNQQRTSLENLGEFGLIEHLTKNFDIKHKSTIKSIGDDAAVLEFKTNQIVVTTDLLIENVHFDLSYVPLKHLGYKAVVVNLSDVYAMNANATQITVSIAVSNRFPLEALEDLYAGIEAAAKIYNIDVIGGDTTSSTTGLIISVTAIGAVDEKNVVLRSGAKANDLVVVTGDIGASYMGLQVLEREKEVFKVNPQNQPDLSMYSYIIERQLKPEARKDVIELLKSLDVKPTSMIDISDGLSSEIIHLCKNSDVGVELYENKIPLDPQVISTCEEFNIDSTTIALNGGEDYELLMTISQEDFPKIKGNPNLTVIGYITEKSRGMHLITRGEQAIPIIAKGWNAMKNEV; encoded by the coding sequence ATGATTGAAGATAAAAACCAACAACGTACATCTTTAGAGAATTTAGGTGAATTTGGACTCATTGAGCACTTGACAAAAAACTTTGATATTAAGCACAAGTCAACTATTAAAAGTATTGGAGATGATGCTGCTGTTTTAGAGTTCAAGACTAATCAAATTGTAGTTACTACAGATTTACTTATTGAAAATGTACATTTTGATTTAAGCTATGTACCCTTAAAGCATTTGGGTTATAAAGCTGTAGTTGTAAACCTCTCTGATGTGTATGCCATGAATGCTAATGCTACACAAATTACAGTTTCTATAGCAGTCTCAAATCGTTTCCCACTTGAAGCACTTGAAGATTTGTATGCTGGTATTGAAGCTGCTGCAAAAATCTATAACATTGATGTTATTGGTGGAGATACGACATCTTCAACTACAGGACTTATTATTTCTGTAACTGCAATAGGAGCGGTTGATGAAAAAAATGTGGTGCTTAGGTCTGGAGCAAAAGCTAATGATTTAGTTGTTGTAACAGGAGATATTGGAGCTTCATATATGGGTTTACAAGTATTAGAGCGTGAAAAGGAAGTGTTTAAGGTAAATCCTCAAAACCAGCCAGATTTAAGTATGTACTCTTATATTATTGAACGTCAATTAAAGCCTGAAGCTAGAAAAGATGTTATTGAATTGCTAAAAAGTTTAGACGTAAAACCAACTTCCATGATTGATATTAGTGATGGTTTGTCATCTGAAATTATTCACTTGTGTAAAAACAGTGATGTTGGTGTTGAACTCTATGAAAATAAAATCCCATTAGATCCTCAAGTGATTTCTACTTGTGAAGAATTTAATATTGACAGTACAACTATAGCTTTAAATGGTGGTGAAGACTACGAATTATTAATGACAATTTCACAAGAAGATTTTCCGAAGATAAAAGGAAACCCAAACCTTACAGTAATTGGTTATATTACCGAAAAGTCAAGAGGTATGCACTTGATAACAAGAGGAGAGCAAGCTATACCAATTATTGCAAAAGGGTGGAATGCTATGAAAAATGAGGTGTGA
- a CDS encoding HesB/IscA family protein, whose protein sequence is MIKVSETAKKKVIELMVDDGFNSATDFVRVGVKSGGCSGLSYDLKFDKEQKEEDKVFEDNGVKIIVDKKSFLYLIGTTLEYSGGLNGAGFVFNNPNANRTCGCGESFSL, encoded by the coding sequence ATGATTAAAGTATCAGAAACAGCTAAAAAGAAAGTCATCGAACTCATGGTTGATGATGGTTTTAATAGCGCTACAGATTTTGTTCGTGTAGGTGTTAAGAGTGGCGGTTGCTCTGGATTATCATACGATTTGAAGTTTGATAAAGAACAAAAAGAAGAGGATAAAGTTTTTGAAGATAATGGTGTGAAAATTATTGTTGACAAAAAGAGTTTTTTATACCTCATTGGCACTACATTAGAATATTCGGGAGGACTTAATGGAGCAGGATTTGTATTTAATAATCCAAATGCCAACCGAACCTGTGGTTGTGGAGAATCATTTTCATTGTAA
- a CDS encoding T9SS type A sorting domain-containing protein, producing MKKTTFKNLFAAVLMLCMIVNMSAQELMFEVPLTEQIQASTQIVEGKVVSKNSFWDINRENIYTSNIVEVYKVFKGESISTIEIITRGGTVELEAEIVTPSLQLGLYDIGIFTLHDNNTNITNNSTSTFQPYSEAQGFYKYNTLSNVAANPFKIKQGINNFYNEIEGLTNNAYTSIGNFSITDIISLNEANRGVINITSFDPAIATAGTQTVLTINGSGFGTTKQNVGFANANDGGATFTLALESQILTWTDNQVTVQIPSQGGSGPFALINSAATAVIAQSGNLDITYAEINAVFDPDGNGNFAYPTQHINNDGSGGYIWQMETDFNNNTAANESFTRAFDTWRCETGINWTIGAVTATDVIADDDINVIRFDDGSEMASGTLGVCTSRFGGCYTQAQPTTEMQWLATELDIVFNDTTNWQFGPANANNSQIDFETVAVHELGHGHQLTHVIDTNKIMHFAIGGGTNNRSLSASDISGGNDIQSRSTTLTPCGAPVMIDFDCSTLSVSDQGFAENISIYPNPAKDLLNIKHSGTIRLDTAILYDVRGRLISTLDLSNTTSINTSQLHSGIYFIRIDDTDGNTLTKKFIVE from the coding sequence ATGAAAAAAACTACTTTTAAAAATTTGTTTGCAGCAGTTTTAATGCTGTGTATGATTGTAAACATGTCAGCACAAGAACTCATGTTTGAAGTACCTTTAACTGAGCAAATTCAAGCATCTACACAAATAGTTGAAGGGAAAGTTGTTTCAAAAAATTCGTTTTGGGATATCAATCGCGAAAATATTTACACTTCAAATATTGTAGAAGTTTATAAAGTATTTAAAGGCGAATCTATATCAACTATTGAAATTATTACAAGAGGTGGTACCGTTGAATTAGAAGCTGAAATTGTTACTCCTAGTCTACAACTGGGTCTTTATGATATTGGAATATTCACATTACACGATAACAACACTAATATTACGAATAACTCAACTTCTACATTTCAGCCATATAGTGAAGCTCAAGGCTTTTACAAATATAATACGCTTTCTAATGTAGCAGCAAACCCTTTTAAAATAAAACAAGGCATCAACAATTTTTATAATGAAATTGAAGGCCTAACGAATAACGCGTACACTAGTATTGGAAACTTTAGCATAACTGATATCATAAGTTTAAATGAAGCAAATAGAGGGGTAATTAATATCACATCATTTGATCCAGCAATAGCTACTGCTGGAACACAAACGGTTTTAACAATTAATGGTTCTGGTTTTGGAACAACGAAACAAAACGTTGGATTTGCTAATGCAAATGATGGTGGTGCTACTTTTACTTTAGCATTAGAATCACAGATTTTAACATGGACAGATAATCAAGTGACCGTACAAATACCTTCTCAAGGTGGCTCAGGTCCTTTTGCATTAATTAACTCTGCTGCAACAGCTGTAATAGCACAATCAGGAAATTTGGATATCACTTATGCTGAAATAAATGCTGTTTTTGATCCTGATGGAAATGGGAACTTTGCCTACCCAACTCAACATATTAATAATGATGGTAGTGGTGGATACATTTGGCAAATGGAAACCGATTTCAATAACAATACAGCTGCTAACGAATCTTTCACTAGAGCCTTTGATACTTGGAGGTGTGAAACTGGTATAAATTGGACTATTGGAGCTGTAACTGCTACAGATGTTATTGCTGATGATGATATAAATGTCATTAGATTTGATGATGGATCTGAGATGGCTTCTGGAACTTTAGGAGTATGTACTTCCCGCTTTGGAGGTTGTTATACACAAGCACAACCAACAACCGAAATGCAATGGTTGGCGACCGAACTTGATATTGTTTTTAACGATACTACTAATTGGCAATTTGGACCAGCAAATGCGAATAACTCTCAAATAGATTTTGAAACAGTTGCTGTGCACGAATTAGGACATGGACATCAATTAACTCATGTGATTGACACAAACAAAATAATGCACTTCGCCATTGGTGGTGGCACCAATAATCGCTCATTAAGTGCTAGTGATATTTCTGGCGGTAATGATATACAATCAAGAAGCACAACCCTTACTCCTTGTGGAGCTCCAGTTATGATTGATTTTGATTGCTCAACTTTAAGTGTAAGTGACCAAGGATTTGCTGAGAATATATCTATTTATCCTAATCCAGCAAAAGATTTGCTTAATATTAAGCATTCCGGAACTATTCGCTTAGATACAGCCATATTATATGACGTAAGAGGGCGATTAATTTCAACCCTTGACCTTAGCAATACCACATCAATTAATACGAGTCAACTTCATTCAGGAATTTATTTCATAAGGATTGACGACACTGATGGAAATACATTAACTAAGAAATTTATTGTAGAATAA
- the sufB gene encoding Fe-S cluster assembly protein SufB: MSKYTEDDLREELKTKEYEYGFFTDIESETFPIGLNEDIVRAISKKKEEPEWMTEWRLEAFKVWKEMTEPDWANVNYKKPDFQSIAYYSAPVAVDPNKTLDDVDPDLLAMYKKLGISVDEQKKMNNIAMDIVVDSVSVATTFKKTLSEKGIIFMSISEAIKEHPELVKKYIGTIVPTKDNFYAALNSAVFSDGSFCYIPKGVRCPMELSTYFRINQGGTGQFERTLLIADEGSYVSYLEGCTAPSRDENQLHAAVVELIALDDAEIKYSTVQNWYPGNAEGKGGVYNFVTKRGLCEKNAKISWTQVETGSAVTWKYPSCILKGDNSVGEFYSIAVTNNYQQADTGTKMIHLGKNTKSTIISKGISAGKSQNSYRGLVQISSRADHARNFSQCDSLLMGNECGAHTFPYIEAKNKSAQIEHEATTSKIGEDQIFYCNQRGISTEKAIALIVNGFSKEVLNKLPMEFAVEAQKLLEISLEGSVG; this comes from the coding sequence ATGTCAAAGTATACAGAGGATGACCTTAGGGAAGAATTAAAAACCAAAGAATACGAATATGGTTTTTTTACAGATATAGAATCTGAAACTTTTCCAATTGGTTTAAATGAAGATATCGTTCGTGCTATTTCTAAAAAGAAAGAAGAGCCAGAATGGATGACTGAATGGAGACTTGAAGCCTTCAAAGTCTGGAAAGAAATGACAGAGCCAGATTGGGCCAATGTTAATTATAAAAAACCAGATTTTCAATCCATTGCTTATTATTCTGCACCAGTTGCTGTAGATCCTAATAAAACATTAGATGATGTTGATCCTGATCTTTTAGCCATGTATAAAAAGCTAGGAATTTCAGTAGATGAACAGAAAAAAATGAACAATATCGCTATGGATATTGTTGTAGATTCAGTCTCTGTTGCAACAACTTTTAAAAAGACATTGTCTGAAAAAGGCATTATTTTTATGAGTATTTCTGAAGCGATCAAAGAGCATCCAGAACTTGTAAAAAAATATATTGGCACTATCGTTCCAACAAAAGACAACTTTTACGCAGCTTTAAATTCAGCTGTTTTTAGTGATGGAAGTTTCTGCTATATTCCTAAAGGTGTAAGATGTCCAATGGAATTGTCAACTTACTTTAGGATTAATCAAGGAGGAACAGGACAATTTGAAAGAACCTTGCTTATTGCTGATGAAGGTAGTTATGTGAGTTATTTAGAAGGTTGTACAGCGCCAAGTAGAGACGAAAACCAATTACATGCAGCAGTTGTTGAATTAATTGCTTTAGATGATGCTGAAATAAAATACTCTACAGTCCAAAACTGGTATCCAGGAAATGCTGAAGGGAAAGGTGGTGTTTACAATTTTGTAACTAAAAGAGGACTTTGTGAGAAAAACGCAAAAATATCTTGGACTCAAGTTGAAACGGGTTCTGCTGTGACATGGAAATATCCTAGTTGTATTTTAAAAGGAGACAATTCCGTTGGTGAGTTTTATTCAATTGCAGTTACTAACAATTACCAGCAAGCAGATACTGGAACAAAAATGATTCACTTAGGGAAAAATACCAAATCCACTATTATCTCCAAAGGAATTTCAGCTGGAAAATCTCAAAATTCATATAGAGGATTAGTTCAAATTAGTTCTCGAGCAGATCATGCTCGTAATTTCTCTCAATGTGATAGTTTATTAATGGGTAACGAATGTGGAGCTCATACATTTCCATATATCGAAGCAAAAAACAAATCGGCTCAAATTGAGCATGAAGCAACAACGAGTAAAATAGGTGAAGACCAAATTTTTTATTGTAACCAAAGAGGTATTTCAACAGAAAAAGCAATTGCACTTATCGTCAATGGTTTTAGTAAAGAAGTTTTAAATAAATTACCGATGGAGTTTGCTGTTGAAGCTCAGAAACTTTTAGAAATTAGTTTAGAAGGTTCAGTAGGATAA
- the sufC gene encoding Fe-S cluster assembly ATPase SufC, with protein MLKINDLHASVEDKAILRGINLEVKPGEIHAIMGPNGSGKSTLASVIAGKEEYEVEQGEILLEGENIDELAAEERAHKGIFLSFQYPVEIPGVSVTNFMKTAINETRKAKGLDDMPANEMLKMIREKSEMLEIDRKFLSRSLNEGFSGGEKKRNEIFQMAMLEPKLAILDETDSGLDIDALRIVANGVNKLKSKDNAVIVITHYQRLLDYIVPDFVHVLHNGRIVKSGTKELAHELEEKGYDWIKEEVGA; from the coding sequence ATGTTAAAAATAAATGATTTACACGCAAGTGTTGAAGATAAAGCCATTTTAAGAGGAATTAACTTAGAAGTTAAACCTGGTGAAATTCATGCTATTATGGGACCAAATGGTTCTGGTAAAAGTACATTGGCTTCAGTTATTGCTGGAAAAGAAGAATACGAAGTTGAGCAAGGAGAAATTCTTTTAGAAGGAGAAAATATCGATGAGTTAGCTGCTGAAGAACGCGCTCATAAAGGAATTTTCTTATCGTTTCAATATCCAGTTGAGATTCCAGGCGTATCTGTAACTAATTTCATGAAAACGGCAATTAATGAAACAAGAAAAGCAAAAGGTTTAGACGATATGCCAGCTAATGAAATGCTTAAAATGATTCGTGAAAAATCTGAAATGCTTGAAATAGATCGTAAGTTCTTATCACGTTCTCTTAATGAAGGGTTTTCTGGAGGAGAGAAAAAACGTAATGAGATTTTTCAAATGGCAATGTTAGAGCCAAAATTGGCGATTTTAGATGAGACAGATTCTGGTTTAGATATTGATGCTTTACGAATTGTTGCTAATGGTGTAAATAAATTGAAAAGTAAAGATAATGCTGTAATCGTTATTACACATTACCAACGTTTGTTAGATTATATCGTTCCAGATTTTGTTCATGTATTGCACAATGGACGTATCGTAAAATCGGGAACTAAAGAATTAGCTCACGAATTGGAAGAAAAAGGTTACGATTGGATTAAGGAAGAGGTAGGAGCTTAA